In Rutidosis leptorrhynchoides isolate AG116_Rl617_1_P2 chromosome 6, CSIRO_AGI_Rlap_v1, whole genome shotgun sequence, the DNA window AGAGTTACTAATTACAGAGCACAAATGAAGTCTACTACATGTGTCTCTTCTAGCTGTAGATGCTTCTTTTCTTTACTTTAGTTTATGGTCCATGGTTTATACCTTGTTAAAATCGTGATAATAATGTCAGTTCTTAGTCTGTTCTACACAATTGTTATGTAACTTACAATTTCACGTGCTATAATGTCTACTAAAAAAAATTTAGTCTCAAACATTGGTCTTTCTGCCTGCAGGATACCCGACTTGTATATAAGACTTTTGCTACACTATACTTCATTGTCATATTTGATAATTCTGAAAATGAGCTTGCCATACTTGATCTTATGCAAGGTATATCTTAACTCGACATTACAATTTGTTATTTCCTGTCTGCAACCCATGGTTTTAATAAAGAAATGGCAATACATTATATGTGTTTTTTACTTTGATAACTTTAATATATCTAGTGGTGTAATGTTTTTACTGTTTCTTGAATTTCAGTATTTGTGGAGACATTGGATAAGTGTTTCAGTAATGTGTGTGAGCTTGACCTAGTGTTCAATTTCAACAAGGTTAAATCTCTTCTCTGTTCATACCTTTAGATGTTTGAGTTTAAGGAGGAGTATTATTGTAGTAGTATTAAAATCAAAGTCATTATCAAGAGGATATAGTTGATAGTCATATGAAATATCAATCCTTACTGTTAGCCAAGCCCCTCTCTAGAACAGTGCCCTGGTTGAGTGCCTGAGGCCGTGGGCTCTTACCATGTGCCTAAAGTCTGATATTATGTTTACAAATCATTTCTATGCCTTAAAATTACAGTTTTGATTTATAAATTTCAGGCTTTTCATCAAAGTTTGTAGTGTATCCAATTGGGTTATATTTAATGTCCAACGTGTCAAAATTGTAACGTAGTTTGTATCCAATTGGGTTATATTTCATGTCCAATGTGTCAAACTGGTATAGCTCAAAATAAAAACATGGCCATGAAGCAGATAAAACTAGTTGAGAGGTGTGGACTGTTTTAAAGCCATCCAAAGTGTATTCAAATGCATATCTCCAGGATTGCCTATTATTAACTAATAGTATAGTTTTTTTTCTTTGTAATTAGCTAAAAATCGCCGTTAATTTGATTAATCTTGCAGGTGCATACCATCCTTGATGAGATTATATTGGGAGGTCAAGTTGTTGAAATGAGTTCTTCAGAAGTCGTGAAAGCAGTAGACGAGATCTCTTggtttcctctctctctctctctctctctctctctctctctctctctctctctcacacacacacacacacacacactctcccaTACACACTACTTGACTGAAGTGTAATATTGTGTTATGTGCAGGCTAGAGAAGAACCCAAATTCAATCCTTCAAGTTCCAAAATCTATATCTGGTTGGCAGAGACGATAAGACTATCTAACATGTAACAGTTGTTTACGTTGTATAATTTACAGCTTCGATCTTTTTTAATCGTGACCCGATTGTTATAGCCATGGATATCGCCGGGCTGTAACTCAAATATTTGTTTCACATAATTTTGTACCATCCTTAATTTTTGAGTTCAGTTGCAGGTACAACCATGTCCAAACATTTTGTTTGTGCTTATATTTGGACATATTTATATGCAACTAGAGGGTAATTATTTATACTCTTACTCATTTATCCTAGTTATCATTCGTAATTATGGTTCAAAATAACTTTTAATGCATATCcttatagcttaatattattaataagttgGGCTACGATCAATTGGGCCAAAACAAGTAGAATGGGCCAAAgttaataaataaatatggataagCTCTTCCTGTACGTGGGGAGCAAGCATTCCAAATGGAATTGGAGTCTAATTCTAAGTTTAATTTGTTACCTTATCTCTTAATTTGTTACCTTATATCTATCATCTATCTTTTAACCAATTCCAATTCGTAGACCATGAGGCCCAAAAGTCATCAAATAGTCAGCTAATTGGGTTGTGGAATTTGGGCTTCGCCGATCCATATTCCTACCTGCATCATCCTCTCCTTCTTCGAAAAGGCTCGTCCTCGAGTCTACAACTTCAAGGACCGTAACATCTAAACAATTTTCAAGAACTACATGAATAATGTTTTCTTCATTGGAAGTGTCAAGTATTGCAACAAGAGTAGAGAGACGGTCCTCAACACAGACACCAACACCTTTATGGAAATCGTTTTCCAAGTCAACATCAACATCTTCATTGTACATGTTGGTGTCTTCATTAGTAGCTACCTCAAACTCTCTTTCAGAAAAGAATTCCTTACTATCAATATCATAAATTAGTTCTGTATCATAGATGGGGACGGAGTATTCATCCACTGAAGGTTCAGGAACATACTCTAGGTTAAAAATTTGCTCAACCGTCACACTAACGATCAGTAATGGATCATCAGGATGGTACCGTCTGAATCCTCTCAGTGCATCAGCGAACAGATTCATTCCATCCCACTTGTCCTCCGTTTGATCCGAAGCATAGCGTTCATCATATTTATGATGTCGGCCCCGTTCTAATTGCTATCATTCATTGCAAACGCTCGATTTCAGCATCTCTCGGATCAATATAACTGCCTCGTCCGGCGTATCTTACATTGTAACATTAATAACTTTAACTAAAACAAACCTGAAAATTCACTCTCTAAATATTTCTCTCGTTTTCCAGCCGAGGAGCCATCAAATCTCACTGGTTTTTTCCGGCCACCGGAAACTTGCCGTTGGTCTGGTTTCTCCTTTTATTTTCCCTATCTTCTCAGTTTTTTTCCTTCATCTTTTACTCCGAGATTTTTGGTAGTTTTCTTGGTCGTCTTCTACACTTTTGACGATGGGTTACATGCGACTAGTTTCCTATAAACTATGTGGGTCATCGTGGTATTTGTGTGGGTTGGTGGTTATATTTCGGCTAGGTTCGTTTGATGTTTTCTCTCCTTTGTTTTTTCGGTCGCCAGTAGCTGGCTTTAAACTTATCTCTTTTCCGTTCCTATTCCACAGGCGATGAGAATGGTGTTTACtgtttgttggtgcatgaatccccagccgtagtttattcttacgtttagtacattcggttatgtaataatgttattTACTAGTGACTATTGATTACTATGATGATTGTGCgttcttaattaattaaataatcaatatgttaaactgcacacagtcgaccgagtgtgtgtacacactcgaccgactgtgtaagtcagtcgaccgactgacagacacactcgaccgagtgtgtctgacttgcagtatatatacgggtttagacttcATTGATAAGGTTACTCGTCCCATTTGTTCCAAGTCGTTGTttttcgtctccagagaaccctaacaccgaataccaccgaaatacatcgtctaggtgtcgatctaatctaggttttgcactaggttcgaccaattcgatcccgaaacgacccgtatctcgatttacctctattctattgtgttccgcctttagtttagagttcaagcgacctaagatccatagaatcatcgtctacaaagtggtatcagagcttgagtttCTGGTTTTTGCTTGATCAAATCGTTTTTTGGGTCAAAGTTTGTGTTTTTGGTGTTTTTAGGTTTTTGGTCTATTAATCTGAGTTTACACGTTATTGTTAGTGTTTTTATTGTCAAAAGGTGTTTCTGGAGTGCTTATTTTCGTTATCTACGTGTCGTTTTTGAGTTTTCCATCCATAATCGATTGCAAAATCGATTTTTGTCTAGAAAACCCTAATAGTCGACCAGCttctgtcaagaacacactcggccgtgtgtGTCCTGACAACCGACCGAGTGAGTGTTAAGATCGACCGTATGTATTGTTCCACCAATCGTGTGAGTTTTACTAGAGCCGTGCCAGATTCCCTAAGTCAGTCGGCCGTGTGAGTTTGTCACTCGACCGTGTGAGAGTTTCAATCGACCGTGAGAGTTAGACAATCGGACGTGTGTGTTTGCAATACCCAAGGCTTATATAGTAACGAAGTGCTGCCAAAATTTTGTTAGACAATCGACCGTGTGATAAGTACATTCGATCGTGTGTCTTATACAGTCGACCGTGTGTCAGAGATAGTCGACCGTGTGACTTAATCAGAAtcttaattaatcttttattttcAAACTTTATCAGTTAACATGTCGGAAACTAATGAACAAGTGACAAATGAATATAGCGCGTTAgtaattgcacctggactacaaaaactgtTACTTAACGAAAGCGAATCTGGATCGACAAATAAAGTACCTCGACTTGACAATCTTAAAgacttcttggactggaaagttaggtttgttatttacttaaatggtgttgactctagactttgggaatgtattgagaatccatttgtttggccttgtggaggtgatggtgaacccaaagaaactcaacagtttagtcctacagagcgtgaacaatataatcttgagtgtagatgttatgctcagctaacgCAAGCGTTGTCAAAGGACATTTTCCAGCAGTTCAAAAACCGTAACAAAACCGCGTATACTCTTTGGTTGGCCCTTCAATCTGCAACAGAGGGTACTGCTACTTATCGGGCAACAAAAGGTAAGGTATTGAAGGATGAATGGAGGGCATTTGCTGCTCTTCCATCAGAGTCACTGGGacaaactttggagagatatcgtTTACTGGTAGCAGAGATGGCGGATTATGGGATTGATGTACCTGATGATAAGGCAGtcagggtgttgaaagatggtcttccagaaaagtgggaccatgagattgaaaagattcagaacatgTACAGCACATCAGGTCGTACGTTAACATTGACAGCTTTTACTTCTAAGTTGATGGAGAAGGATATTCAGGTAGAAGCTAAGAGGAAGAGACTTGGTTCGGTAGTTGCTTCTGCATCCACTTTAGCTTCATCTTCTGGTCATGCTCCATTACAAATAGCCTATATTACAGCAAATGCTTCTCAAATGTCTGCTCCACAGTCTCAGTCtggctactttaatgctaaatcACAAGCTCAGACTCAGAATTCTCCTTCTCAACAGACtcagactcctgtgtttcaaactgagaatatcagGAACAGGCCCATCGAATCAATTCAGGAAGATATGGCTCTGGCAActattgttgttaactcatacaacggtatgattagtggacaagtgattaatagtcatcttgaaaatgaagactatgatcagattgatgaggacgatATCGAAAGGATGGATATACTTTATTGCATGGGTAGCATTGTTAGACGGGCTaggaagtacttgaagaaaaccgGACAGAGGTCTTTGAGTTTGAATCGAGAATtgaagtttggttttgatatgtcaaaggttagaTGCTTCAATTGTGATGAGCTTGGTCATTTTAAGAAGACTTGCACGAGGCCACCCAAGACTGGTTTTTCTGATCCTTTTCACAATACAACCAtttcagttactccacaacatgttattGTTGAGAAAGAATCTTCGGGGTCTATTCAATCTAAGGCCTTGACGACCACGTATGATGATGAAGTGTGTGACTGGTCCATCACGGCAGATACACATCAAGCTATTGTTGTGTTTGTAGGTAGAACTGAAGCtgaaattgaagaagaaagaattgctaggagaaatgcaggttgtactggaaaagataatccgaattgcacctgctatgtgtgcaaatgtgatgctagaATGAAAAGAGCTAAGGAGATTATGAAGTTGTGCCTCAGAAAGGGGATTAAAGATCGACTGTATGATAAGTTTCGCCAAGCTCGAGACCTATCAGATTTTGAGTTTACGACTGATTCTTTCGATGAGGATGAAGAAAGaagttgtcatgttggtacttggttcagacAAGAGTTGGGACACTTGCTCAATtgtgatcttaagagtggtgaCGAGAAGATTGTTACAGTTCGGAGTCCAGTGTGTTCAGACAACAGCGAGAACAAAGGAGGTTATGAAGCTGATTACGCGGATAGTACGagttcagagtctgagtcagaatCAGATGAAGACACTTAGGTTGGAAGCAACAAATATGCATTTATGTCCAACACATCCGGTAACGATAAGGTATGTAATGACTCagtttctaattgttctaaatgcattggttatgaacaggaaattgagaggcttgaGTGTGTTATCACAAAGCTTAATGAGATATCCGTTACATGTGAGACCTGTCCTAAGCTTAGAGTTGACCTTAAGAATTTAAGtttggagaatcagactaataaaaagaactatgatgatgcgcttttctaccttaataaacagaaagactatgttgatgtgattaagtctttagaaaatcaggtgggtcacttaaaatcaacggttatagatgatgaaaaagtgattactatgtatttgggacagGTAGAGACCCTTAAGGCTGAAagggattcatttaagttgaaatacgagtctgaaaaagctaggatcgacaattggcagaggatgtcttatgtgaaacagactttgaatcctcctaaacagcagggtttaggttacAACCAGGTTGCCCCACCACTTTTAGGTGAGTATATTAACAAGCCAGTTGAGAAAAGTAAGGGTCCTGTTGTAGAACTAGAATATGGTAAGCCTAAAGAAGCACCTGTTGAGAGTACAGTTAAGATATTTGCGTCGAAGAAATctttagatgttgtctatgaaacagagtcagatactgatattAACACTGAGAAAGACACCAAACCATTTGAGCTGGTCACTAAACCAgttaccattctgaaaaatcctGTTAAGGCAAGTAAGATGACTGAGAGTAAAAAGGCTCAGTCTAAGAAAACTGTGactcccaaacagaataagaagaagaacacccagggagtgtcacctaagtttgtcagtaagggAAGATTAGATGAACcaggtcctaaggtagaacaatcaCCAACAGAGGCAAGTTCTAAATCTGGGaatgtgtccaagtatgttccgccgGGTCGTCGACATACTGTTATGCAACAAGTATCGTCATcccctacgactagacaacatactgaaccacctaggagacagttttcaccaattagacgcaaagtgtttaattctcatgattttgataatgttaactgctttaattgtgggaggttgggacacagggctatgaattgtagATCCATTCGACAGACACCAAGAAGGAAGGTTGATTTTAGTCCAAATCGGtcctttaataggagatcaccttcaccAGAGTTTAATTCTTTTTCAGTGCAAACAAATGATAAAAGGATTTTTCAAATCAATGACTATTATAGAAAACCTTTaccgaataacacagtttggaaacctaaatcagaagttaagaGTGTTCAACGtactgaaggtccttctggatctaaaggacaatgggtggaattTCCAGTtattggtgttgatgggaaacccactgccattcgggcatgggtggtcctctctaactaatcctcttattttaatgtgcaggtcgcctacaatccacgctgcagtacttggattgttgatagtggggcgtccaggcacatgacagggaacttgtctttgctttctagtgtgaaaacagtggatggaggaccagtttcttttacaggtagtgaaggaggatttattactgctcagggtgttattgctaatgagaatgttagctttgataaagttaattatgtagagcagatgtcgaacaatctgctttctaTTTCACAAGTTGCTGATAAGAAATATACtgttgcttttgatgataagttttgttatattttgagaaaagagttcGTTATTCTGgaggacatgattctgatgactgctccgagatgcaaggatctctatatccttgatatgcatAAGGCTCATGTTAAGGCAGGTACAGGCCATCAGGCCTTTGTTtctaaagctactgaacaggagtcgattatttggcacaagcgtatgggtcatctgagtctaaggaagatgaataatctagtacacaatggattagttgatggtgtgaatgttaagagttttcatattcctgaagtaTGTATTCCGTGTAAACAGGGGAAGCAGACTAGAAAGTCACATACTACCAAAAAGCATCATTCTGTCAATATCCCTTTGGAGCTGCTAcacatggatctttttggtccagttaattgtaaaactctcactggagaatcatattgcttggtagttacagatgagTATTCTCGGTTTtcgtgggttgtgatgttgaaactcAAGTCAGACACGTTTGAGCATATTAAAGTgttgattctgaagctcgaaagtcTGTATAACTtgaaggtaagaaagattcgtactgataatggtacagaatttaagaaCATTCAGATGCAGCTGTTttgtaatgagaaggggatacaacaacagttcagtccggcttatacacctcaatcaaacggtgttgctgaacgaaagaataggactctaatcgaaaccgcaagaactatgctagctgattcatgtcttccaattgttttctggggAGAAGCCGTGAGTACTGCTTGTTATGTaatgaacagagttctagtggtgaagagacatggtaaaacgTGTTATGAGCTGCTGCACAAGAGAAAGCCTAATATCAAACATTTTGAACCTTTTGGTGCACCTTGTGCTATcctggtacgagacgctggagggaaattcaattcaaaggtaatctctggtatcttcttgggatatgggaatccaaacaaaCGGGTGTATAACACTGAGTCTAGGCGTGTGGAAGAACGTTATGAGGTGGATATTCAgcgcaatgctccacctcgtgtcaGTAAAGGGTTCGCTTGGCAATTTGAATATGATAAACTgtttgattccttcaatcttccgcCCTATGCTACAGAGGAGGAGATTTTAACTCAGGTTTTGTTTGATTCTCAAAATTCAACTGACAATGTTGTTACTATTCCACCAcaggttcagaatccggtttctagcttgcaacctAGTCCACAGAGAGTGACAGATACttttgattcaaatgaggacggggtagtatatacagatgacGATAGTGACcttgaagatgatgaggaagttAACCGATCACGATTGGcagaggaacatcttaatcctctatataatcaaccaccaactgtgaCAGTGCCTG includes these proteins:
- the LOC139855406 gene encoding AP-3 complex subunit sigma-like, which produces MIRAVIIINDQGKPRLVKFYDYQPVEKQHEIIRSVYGDLCSRPENVSNFVQVDSNYGPDTRLVYKTFATLYFIVIFDNSENELAILDLMQVFVETLDKCFSNVCELDLVFNFNKVHTILDEIILGGQVVEMSSSEVVKAVDEISWLEKNPNSILQVPKSISGWQRR